Below is a genomic region from Pseudomonadota bacterium.
TCCATATCAAAAAGAGGGTGGATTAATCGCACTGTTTGGTACGCTCGCCCCAACAGGTGCGATACTCAAGCGAGCGGCTGCTGATTCGAATCTTTTTGAGCGTACGGGAAGAGCGGTAGTGTTCGATTCATTGGAAGATTTAAGTAAGCGCATTGATTCTGAAGATTTAGAAGTAACAGAGGACGACTTTTTAGTGCTAAAAAATGCTGGGCCGAAAAGTGAGTCGTGTATGCCTGAGGCTGGGTATTTACCAATCCCAAAAAAACTGGCAGCAAGAGGTATAAAGGATATGGTGCGTATCTCGGATGCACGAATGAGTGGGACTGCCTTTGGGACGGTAGTGCTGCACGTGTCTCCTGATGCTGCCTCCGGTGGGAATCTGGCATTTGTGCAAACGGGTGATACCATCAGATTATCAGTAAAAGAGAAAAAATTAGATTTACTGGTATCTGAGAAAGAATTAGATCGTCGGAAGAAAGACTGGACGATGCGTACGGCTCCACCTAGGGGTTATGCTCAGCTCTACTATAAAACGGTCACTCAGGCGCCACTCGGATGCGATTTTGATTTTTTGCGACTCAAATGATGGATATTGAGCGCTAACATACTCTTTTAGTATTAGCTCTTCTCAATGCCGCACCATTGTGTCATGAAGTGACACAGGACTCGACTGACATCAAGCGTGCTTTGGATCGAGACCGATTCGTCAATTCCGTGAATATTTAATGCTTCTGGTCCATAGCATGTTGAGGGAATGTGCCCATACAATTGAAATGTTCGCACATCAGTCGTTGCGGCACTGGCAAATAATTCTGCCCGCCGGCCTAAATGAGTTTCGTGAGTATAATTTAATAGGTTAATAAGTTCGCTACTGGTGTCGACAATACAGCCAGGTGATTGGAAGCCGCGATACGTTATCACGTGATTAATATTTTTCAAGTTGGGGTCGCTGTCAATCGTCGCGTTTAAATGATTCTCGATTAACTGCCGTACATCTTTTGGCGATTGCTCAGGAAAGAAGCCGCATCGAATGTCCATTGCACATCGCGTCGGTACCGATGAGGCCCATTCACCACCTGAAATTTTTCCAAGGTTGAATTTGACAGGAGCTGCTACATGTTTAAATGCTGAATGCGAGTGGTTCTTATCGTTCCACAGGTATGCTAAATCTTTCAAATGTTTCCAAATGCTGAACGCCGCCTCAATAGCATTGTTTCCCGTTGTGTCGTGGAGTACGTGCGCGGGCTTTCCAGTAACTTCTATTTGTAACCACATGACCCCCATCTGGGCCGACATGATTGTTTCGTTAAAGGGCTCAGGAATAATTGCAGCATCGCTCTTATAACCACGATGTAGGCAAGCAAGTGCTCCATTGCCCGTACATTCTTCTTCGACTACGGATTGCAAAAAAACATCGCTAGCAGGTTGATAACCAAGCTTTTGGAGCGTTTTAAAAGCGTAAATGTAGGCGCCGATACCGGCTTTCATATCTCCCGCGCCACGTCCATATATTCGGCCGTCTTTAACGGTGGGATTGAAGGGGGGGGACGACCATAAATCATCGGCGCCTACAGGAACTACATCAATATGGCCATTAAGTATTAGTGATTTACCAGTTTTAGATTTAGCCCGATGGATGCCAACAATATTGTCATGTCTATCCCATTCTCCGACAGAGGGTGAGTACCCTTCGACATTTTTGAGCGCATCGTGATTGATGCTAAAACGATCAATATCAAGACCTAAGCATACAAAAGTCTCCTCCATAAAATTTTGAGCGCTATCCTCATGCCCAAGGAGACTCGGATGTTTAATTAGGTCGCAAATGAAAGAAGTGATTTCATCACGTTGTTCCTCATATACAGAGTTGATATCTTGAGTCAATCCTTGATCTTGAGTTTTATCTAAATTTTTCATTTGTTTATTTAATCATTTACGACTGTTGTTGCCATTCGGCTTCTTGTAATAGGCGCCACTGAATCTTTCCCGAAGCTGATCGAGGTAATTCACTGACAAACTCAACAACCCTAGGAATCTTATAGGAGGCCATGTGTTCTCGTGACCAATCGATGATTTCTTTTTCGGATGCGCTATTTTCATAAGCCCCTTTGAGTACAATCATTGCTTTAACTGTTTCTCCCCTTCGGGCATCTGGCGATGAAATGATCGCTAATTCTTTGATTGCTGGGTGCTTGTATAGTGCGGCTTCCACTTCTGCTGGCCAGATTTTATAGCCCGAGGAATTAATCATGCGTTTGATGCGGTCAGAGATATAGAAAAATCCATCCTCATCGTACCAACCAAGGTCGCCAGTTCTGAAAAATCGATCCCCATTAATGTGAATGAAACTCTCTTTGTTAGCGTCTTCTCGTCCCCAATAACCAAGCATTATTTGTGGGCCAGAAGAGACGATTTCACCTTTTTCATTGGGGCCCAGCTCACGCAAGGTTTCTGGGTCAATGATTGTGGCCATTGTGTCAAACGTGGGTATACCCAGACATTGCTTGCGCAAATCTTGTGGGGGGTTCATGTGCGTTTGTGAGATCGTCTCAGTCATCCCGTACGCTTCCATGTATCTGATACCGCACCGGTCGAATAGTTCTTGTGCGACTGCTTCCGGCATGGATGAGCCGCCACCAAAAATATTCTGTAGTGAGCTCAGATCACGCGTTTCAACCGTGGAGTCAGCTAGCAAATCGACCACCATGGTAGGCACATTGGCCCAATGTGTACAGCCGTGTTTCTCAATTAATTCTCCGGCAATTTTGGGGTCCCATCTGGGTAAAATAACAAGCGAGCCAGATGCGGCGACTCCCGCATTCATGCTATGCTGCATCCCAGTGACGTGAAATAGTGGTGTTGTAGTAAGTAGAACAGAGGTTGAGGTGATGCCTTCCCATAGCACTGCACCCGCTATGTTCCTCATTATGGTTTCATGCGTATGCATACATCCTTTCGGCCGTCCTGTTGTTCCGGATGTATACAAAATTGCAGCGAGGTCACTGAGGTTAATTTCAGCGTTTTTAAGATTTACGTTTCCTCGCTGGGTGCTGGACCAATCTACCACTTGAGCTATTTTGAACGCTATTTTTTCTTCAGCAATGCTTGTCGGGATTTCACCTATAAAATCTTTTGAGATGTAGTCAGAGTAGGTTGCGACGATGAGTCGATCTATAACATTTTTATCAAGCACATCCTTAAATTCTTTGACAACGTCTTGACTCACGATGGCTGTCCGAGTCCCCGAGTCTGTGCAGTAGTGGTTAATTTCGTCTGAGACATTCATTGGGCTGATTGGAACTACGAGGGCTCCCAGCGCCAAAATTGCGTAATAGCCAATAACAAATTGAGGTGACGATTGTAAGTCGAGAATAACTCGATCTCCTTTTTTTACATAACACTCGTCGCGCAAGTAGCTTGCGAGCGATTCAGTTTGTTTCAGAAGATCTCGATAGGATATCGTGGTACCGTAAAAAATAATCGCTGACTTTTCTGGGAACCGATCGGCAGATACGACTAGGTTTTGGAATATGGTTTTTATTGGAGGCTCAAGTTTTCGAGGTAAGTGAGTTGGCCAGTTTTTGAAGTGTCTGCCTTGGAACATGGGTTTTTTGAATATGTGAACTTTAGTTAATGTCTTAAACAAAAACTATACCTAAATATCTGGATCGTTGTTGACTGTATACTCACGCTTTAAACAATAGGTAAGCAGAGGGAAAGTTATGTTGGATCAACCATTGAAAGGTAAGATCGCCGTTGTCACTGGAGCCAGTCGAGGGCTTGGCCGAGCTATGGCCATCAGTCTTGCAGATGCGGGTGCGTCAATTGCCTGCGTTGGAAGGAATGAAGAGAAGCTATTAGAGACGAAGGCGCTTTTAGACAAGATTGGCGTAGAGTCAGATACGTTTGTTTGTGATGTTCGTTATGAAGATCAGGTAAGCGATTTAGAAAAACAAGTCAGTAAGCGATTTGGGGCCATTCATATCTTAGTTAATAATGCTGGAACAGCAATCCGTAAAAACCTCATCGAGTTTTCTTTGGAGGAATGGAACACGGTTCTAGACACTAATTTGACGGGCGTGTTTCTGTGCTCGAGAGCTTTCGTCCCTCATATGAAAATTCATAAATGGGGTCGAGTCATTAACATCACCTCTATCATGGCCAATGTGGGTAGCATTGGGCGGGCTGCCTATTGCGCGTCCAAACATGGAGTCCTAGCAATTACTAAATCAATGGCTTTAGAACACGCTGATGATGGTATTAATGTCGTGGCAATCAGCCCAGGGTTTTATGCGACAGACTTGACTGCGCCATTGAGGTCTGATGTGTCTAAAAGTGATGAGCTATTATCAAATGTACCTGCCCGCCGTTGGGGGGATCCTAAGGAGATTGGTGAGATCGCTCGATTTTTATGTACCGATGCAGCCTCGTTTATCACAGGTACTGATATTTTGTCCGATGGTGGCTGGGTTGCGCGGTAACAGTCTAACGGTTGACATGAGGAAATACGAATAATATGAAGACACTAGTCGTTGGGGCAGGCGTCGTAGGAATGACTACAGCGTGGTTTCTTGCTAAGCGTGGTCATCAGGTAGAAGTGATTGATCGGGATTCTGGTTCTGGGCTAGGTGCTAGTTACGCCAATGGCGGGCAGATCTCTGTCAGTCAAGCCGAACCCTGGTCTAATCCTGGCGCACCACTTAAAGTTCTTAAATGGTTAGGACGCGAGGATGCGCCGCTTCTATTTCGTATGCGGGCGGACTTCAAACAGTGGTCTTGGGGTCTCAAATTTTTGTTTGAATGTTTACCCAGCAAAACACGGCAGAACATGCTTAATATTTTGAGGTTGGGTATCTATAGTCGCGAATGTTTGCAAGAGCTTCGACAAAGCGAGGATCTTGAGTATCATCAAGTCACAAAGGGTATTTTGCAAATTCACACCGACGAGTCTGAGTTTGCAGCTGCTAATTTGGGCTTGGCGTCCCTGCTTGAACATGGTTTGGACATGTCTGTATGTGCAGCCGATGAACTGATTCGGATCGAGCCTGCGTTGCGGCAATCGACCTTGCCTATTGTAGGAGCAACCTATGCCGCCGATGATGAGTCGGGAGATGCTCATGTTTTTACTCGACAACTCGAAGAGGCATGCAAGCGTCGGTATGATGTGACGTTCTCTTACGATACCGAAGCCGTTGGTTTTATAGGCTCGAACGATTCAATTGGCGGCATCCGTACCCTTAATAAGGAAGGCGAGGTAACAGTCAAGGTGGCTGATGCTTACGTGATCGCTACTGGCAGTGTCACGGATGCTTTATTGCGCCCAATAGGACTTCGCGTTCCTATATTTCCTGTTAAGGGTTATTCTCTGACAGTTCCAGTGATTGATCCGCATTTGGCTCCACAGGTATGCATCACAGACGCAAATGGAAAAGTTGCAATGTCGCGGCTTGGCAACTTTTTAAGATTGGCAGGTACGGCCGAGCTGAATGGCTATGATGTTTCGATTAATGAAGCGCGGTGCGCGGGGATTGCAAATCGAGTCAAGAAATTGTTCCCTCAAGGGATGGACTACGAAAATGCGAAAAAGTGGGCTGGGTTGAGGCCCATGACCCCCTCAAGTGTGCCATTAATAGGGCCTACAAAATTTAGTAACTTATTCATCAATGCCGGGCATGGGACGCTTGGCTGGACATTGTCTTGCGGTTCGGGGGCTGCAATTGCAGATATAGTTAGTGGAATAAAACCAGATATTAATTTTTCATTTCTTTGAATTCAGATTCAATGAATTAAATTGGATAAAAAAAAGCCCACATACATGTGGGCTTTTTTTAGAACGTTTTATCATAGGCTATTACCAGACTAAAGCACCACCTCCATTTTGTTGTGCAACCATCATATACAGCATCGGAATTGAGAGCATTGTGTTGAATCTCGACCCCATCATCGCTATTTTCGCAGCAGCAGCCTTTTGGGCTGCTTCAACAGTTACAATCCCAAGTGCCTTCTGTTGGTTAGGCCAGATAATGAACCAAACATTAGCCGCCATAACGAGAGCCATCCACATGCCAATTCCGATGGCTAGATATCCCTCACCAAATGACAGGGCAGTTGTTAAGTAGCCATGTCCTTGAGCTAGTAATACGCCAGTAACTACAGTCGCGAGAGCGGCATATCGGAACCAAAAAAGTGCGGCTGGTGCAATGACTTTACCGATCGCTGGCTTTTGTTCATCGGGGATCTTTGGCATCGAAGGTATCTGCACAAAGTTGAAGTACCACAATATGCCTATCCACATTATGCCTGCGAGCACATGCAACCAACGAACGATAAATATTCCCCAAGCGTGTGACATACTGCTCGCGTCCCCCATGCTCGATACGATGAGTAGCAGAGCTACCAAAATCACTACGCCGGCAAGGACAGTCTTTCCTAGCGATTGAAATATTGCATTCATAAATATCTCCCTGTGTTTGGAATCCACTTTTAGTTTAGTGTTCACTTGCTAGAGTGGTGAACTACACCACAATCTAGCTAGCTAAAGTATACCGTAGATGTAAACACAATCAAAGAAACATGACTGGACGGCAATGCCCGCCCCAGATCGCTTGCTGGTTGTCTCGGGCGCTGTAGGATCTACTCTTGATTAGCTTGTTACCGGATTCTCAAACGTGTGACTTACCTTTGATTTTTTGAAGTGCTTAATTCAATCTGTCCAATTCTTGATTTGAGACTTTAACAAATGAAGGGCAGAGTTGTGCTTCGCCAGTACGTCCGAGGAAAACAAGCGGCTCTTTCATTCGATGTTTTTAAACGTAGGCAAAAATTTTTTCCTCATGTGCAAACGTCAGCGGTTCTTATAAAGTAAAGTATCAGTATTTATCGTAAAAGTATGGCAGTAAACAAAAATATATACTGATATTGTAATTAGAAAACTCGAAATAAAAATAATATATAGGAGGTAGAGGTGGAATTTGAAACGATGCTATTTAAAGTGGAGGATAACATTGCAAGAATTACGATCAATCGCCAGAATTCATTTAATGCCATCAATGGCCAGGCAAGCAAAGATCTTCACGACATTGTCAATTTGATGGCGAGTAATAAAGATGTACGTGCAGTAGTGATTACGGGCAGTGGAGATAAAGCTTTTTGTGCTGGTGGCGACATTACTGAATTCCATACGAACAAGCATCGTCTAGAAGCTTTAGTACGCGAAATGACAGGATATCTCCATATTGCTATTTCGCGTTTGGCCTGGTTAGATGCTCCGGTTATTGCGGCCGTGAATGGTACGGCCGCTGGAGCTGGATTGAGTCTTTCCGCATGTTGTGACTTAGTCATAGCATCTGATACGGCAAAGTTTACTAGTGCTTACACGCGTATTGGCCTCACACCAGATGGAAGTTCTACCTACTTTTTGTCGCGAATTATTGGACGTCGTCGAGCGCTCGAGTTATATCTAACGAATCGAATACTAACAGCCCAAGAGGCGCTTGATTGGGGGCTCGTAAATCGCATTGTGCCGGCTGCTGATCTGCAAAAAGAAGTGGATCAATTGGCTCGAGATCTTGCTGCAGGCCCTACATTGGCGCACGGCGGTGTAAAAAGACTGGTGCTTATGTCGCCTAACGACACGCTCGAATCACAAATGGAGCGAGAAACTCGGGAAATCGCACGGATGGTTGGTACTGAGGATGCTCAGAACGGGATTGCTGCGTTCATAAGTAAACAAAAACCGATATTCGAAGGGCGATAACTAATAACTAAGGGAGAGATCTTATGCTTAGCGATAAGCCCTTTGCATCAAAGAAGTTGCTTCAAATCAATGGGAAGAAGATGGCCTATATCGATGTGGGCGAAGGGGATTCGATTGTTTTTCAGCATGGAAATCCGACGTCATCATATCTATGGCGCAATATCATGCCTCATTGTGAGGGGTTGGGGCGATTGATCGCATGTGATCTAATCGGTATGGGGGATTCAGACAAACTAACAGATTCCAATGTGAGTCGTTACTCATACGTCGAGCAAAGAGACTACCTGTTCGCGGCTTGGGAGCAATTAGACTTAGGAGATCGAATTATTTTTGTCATTCATGATTGGGGTTCAGCTTTATCTTTTGAGTGGGCTTCAAAGCACGATCATCGAGTGCAAGGTATTGTTTATATGGAGGCGATAGTTGACGCGCTGACTTGGGATGATTGGCCAGAAAATGCGCGGAAGGTATTTAAAGCGTTCCGGTCTCCTGCTGGGGAAGAAATGATTTTAGATAAAAATATTTTTGTAGAGCGCGTACTTCCTGGATCCGTCTTGCGAACATTGAGTGAGCGCGAGATGGCTGAATATCGGAGGCCTTTTCAAAATCCTGGCGAGGAGAGGAGGCCAACTTTGTCGTGGCCAAGACAGATTCCCATACAGGGCGAGCCTGTTGATGTGGTAAATGTCGTTAGGGATTATTCGCGGTGGCTAGGGGCTTCCCAAGTCCCCAAACTCTTCATTAATGCGGAGCCTGGGTCTATTTTAGTTGGGCGACAAAGAGACTTGTGTCGTCAGTGGTCGAATCAAAGTGAGGTGACGGTATCTGGGTTACATTTTTTGCAAGAAGACAGTCCTGACGAGATAGGTGCGCACATTGCGAGCTTCGTACAACGTCTTCGTCCTGACTAAATAAGCGGTCCAATTTACAGTCCTTCTGAGATGTACGATCTTTTAGTTAAGAATGGAAATATTGTAGACGGGACTGGACGTCCAGCCTATCGCGCAGATGTAGGTGTCAGCGCCGGCATTATCGTTGATGTTGGAGAATTAAACACCGCAGGCAAGCAAGTGATCGACGCAGACGGTCTCATTGTATCGCCTGGGTTTATTGATCCACATACTCATTATGATGCTCAGATTTGTTGGGATACATTGCTTACGCCGTCTTCTTGGCATGGCGTAACTTCGGTTGTTTTGGGTAATTGTGGTGTCGGTATCGCTCCGTGTCACTCAGATGCGCGTGAGGTCGCGATGCGTGACCTCGAAAATGTTGAAGCAATCCCATTCGAGGTCTTAGAAAAAGGGATCACTTGGGATTGGGAGTCATTTCCAGAGTTTATGGATTTTGCCCAGAGACAAAAAATTGGTGTGAACACCGCATTTTTGGCGCCGTTAAGTCCATTCAGGCACTTTGTGATGGGTCAAGAATCTATAGAAAGAGCTGCGGATGAGGTTGAAATGTGTGAGATAGCCCGTCTACTCGGAGAGGCATTGGACCACGGAGCTTTTGGATTCTCCAGCACGATACTGAATCAACATATGGGTTTCGGTGGAAAACCTTTAGCGTGTCGTAATGCCAATCGTGAGGAATTAAAGTTGTATGCGAACACATTAAAAAAACGTAATAAAGGTGCGATTGAAATTGCGTTGACCCGTCAGCTTGGAGTGCTAGAAGAGGATCAGTGTGACCTTCTTGATATGTTGCTTGATGAGAGCGGTAGGCCGGTTACTTTTATTGCAATGTTTGATCGAGACGATATTTCAGAGGCAGTTCGAGAAAGTCTTCGGCGCGCTAAACCAATGATTGAAAAAGGTGCTAGACCGCAGACATCGCCCTTGCCGATCACGCGAGAGATGGGTATGCGTAATCCCTTCTCATTCGCGTCTTTCCCCTCGTGGAAGCGTGTTTTCGAAAATAAATCTAAGGAAGCTCAGAAACTCATTTACTCTGATCAAGAATTCAGAAAGCAGTTTAGAGAGGATTTAAAGAATCCAACGGGATTTGCTGACTGGCAACGAATTACTT
It encodes:
- a CDS encoding amidohydrolase family protein, translated to MYDLLVKNGNIVDGTGRPAYRADVGVSAGIIVDVGELNTAGKQVIDADGLIVSPGFIDPHTHYDAQICWDTLLTPSSWHGVTSVVLGNCGVGIAPCHSDAREVAMRDLENVEAIPFEVLEKGITWDWESFPEFMDFAQRQKIGVNTAFLAPLSPFRHFVMGQESIERAADEVEMCEIARLLGEALDHGAFGFSSTILNQHMGFGGKPLACRNANREELKLYANTLKKRNKGAIEIALTRQLGVLEEDQCDLLDMLLDESGRPVTFIAMFDRDDISEAVRESLRRAKPMIEKGARPQTSPLPITREMGMRNPFSFASFPSWKRVFENKSKEAQKLIYSDQEFRKQFREDLKNPTGFADWQRITLHQARNEVLAPFIDLSVSDIAHAQGKDPVDTFLDIAVADDLACEFTIQSFNTRIDRVAELLNDPSILIGLGDGGAHVDMLCDSGYPTYLLGTWVRDRGVLSLEEGVRRLTSDPADFFGIKDRGRLRRGYAADITIFDAAEIGSSDRPERRYDLPGGAKRMVMPSRGIKYTIVNGILAWKDGFEQSANNGMLLKS
- a CDS encoding SDR family oxidoreductase produces the protein MLDQPLKGKIAVVTGASRGLGRAMAISLADAGASIACVGRNEEKLLETKALLDKIGVESDTFVCDVRYEDQVSDLEKQVSKRFGAIHILVNNAGTAIRKNLIEFSLEEWNTVLDTNLTGVFLCSRAFVPHMKIHKWGRVINITSIMANVGSIGRAAYCASKHGVLAITKSMALEHADDGINVVAISPGFYATDLTAPLRSDVSKSDELLSNVPARRWGDPKEIGEIARFLCTDAASFITGTDILSDGGWVAR
- a CDS encoding urate hydroxylase PuuD, giving the protein MNAIFQSLGKTVLAGVVILVALLLIVSSMGDASSMSHAWGIFIVRWLHVLAGIMWIGILWYFNFVQIPSMPKIPDEQKPAIGKVIAPAALFWFRYAALATVVTGVLLAQGHGYLTTALSFGEGYLAIGIGMWMALVMAANVWFIIWPNQQKALGIVTVEAAQKAAAAKIAMMGSRFNTMLSIPMLYMMVAQQNGGGALVW
- a CDS encoding ArgE/DapE family deacylase, coding for MKNLDKTQDQGLTQDINSVYEEQRDEITSFICDLIKHPSLLGHEDSAQNFMEETFVCLGLDIDRFSINHDALKNVEGYSPSVGEWDRHDNIVGIHRAKSKTGKSLILNGHIDVVPVGADDLWSSPPFNPTVKDGRIYGRGAGDMKAGIGAYIYAFKTLQKLGYQPASDVFLQSVVEEECTGNGALACLHRGYKSDAAIIPEPFNETIMSAQMGVMWLQIEVTGKPAHVLHDTTGNNAIEAAFSIWKHLKDLAYLWNDKNHSHSAFKHVAAPVKFNLGKISGGEWASSVPTRCAMDIRCGFFPEQSPKDVRQLIENHLNATIDSDPNLKNINHVITYRGFQSPGCIVDTSSELINLLNYTHETHLGRRAELFASAATTDVRTFQLYGHIPSTCYGPEALNIHGIDESVSIQSTLDVSRVLCHFMTQWCGIEKS
- a CDS encoding haloalkane dehalogenase, which encodes MLSDKPFASKKLLQINGKKMAYIDVGEGDSIVFQHGNPTSSYLWRNIMPHCEGLGRLIACDLIGMGDSDKLTDSNVSRYSYVEQRDYLFAAWEQLDLGDRIIFVIHDWGSALSFEWASKHDHRVQGIVYMEAIVDALTWDDWPENARKVFKAFRSPAGEEMILDKNIFVERVLPGSVLRTLSEREMAEYRRPFQNPGEERRPTLSWPRQIPIQGEPVDVVNVVRDYSRWLGASQVPKLFINAEPGSILVGRQRDLCRQWSNQSEVTVSGLHFLQEDSPDEIGAHIASFVQRLRPD
- a CDS encoding D-amino acid dehydrogenase — protein: MKTLVVGAGVVGMTTAWFLAKRGHQVEVIDRDSGSGLGASYANGGQISVSQAEPWSNPGAPLKVLKWLGREDAPLLFRMRADFKQWSWGLKFLFECLPSKTRQNMLNILRLGIYSRECLQELRQSEDLEYHQVTKGILQIHTDESEFAAANLGLASLLEHGLDMSVCAADELIRIEPALRQSTLPIVGATYAADDESGDAHVFTRQLEEACKRRYDVTFSYDTEAVGFIGSNDSIGGIRTLNKEGEVTVKVADAYVIATGSVTDALLRPIGLRVPIFPVKGYSLTVPVIDPHLAPQVCITDANGKVAMSRLGNFLRLAGTAELNGYDVSINEARCAGIANRVKKLFPQGMDYENAKKWAGLRPMTPSSVPLIGPTKFSNLFINAGHGTLGWTLSCGSGAAIADIVSGIKPDINFSFL
- a CDS encoding long-chain-fatty-acid--CoA ligase, coding for MFKTLTKVHIFKKPMFQGRHFKNWPTHLPRKLEPPIKTIFQNLVVSADRFPEKSAIIFYGTTISYRDLLKQTESLASYLRDECYVKKGDRVILDLQSSPQFVIGYYAILALGALVVPISPMNVSDEINHYCTDSGTRTAIVSQDVVKEFKDVLDKNVIDRLIVATYSDYISKDFIGEIPTSIAEEKIAFKIAQVVDWSSTQRGNVNLKNAEINLSDLAAILYTSGTTGRPKGCMHTHETIMRNIAGAVLWEGITSTSVLLTTTPLFHVTGMQHSMNAGVAASGSLVILPRWDPKIAGELIEKHGCTHWANVPTMVVDLLADSTVETRDLSSLQNIFGGGSSMPEAVAQELFDRCGIRYMEAYGMTETISQTHMNPPQDLRKQCLGIPTFDTMATIIDPETLRELGPNEKGEIVSSGPQIMLGYWGREDANKESFIHINGDRFFRTGDLGWYDEDGFFYISDRIKRMINSSGYKIWPAEVEAALYKHPAIKELAIISSPDARRGETVKAMIVLKGAYENSASEKEIIDWSREHMASYKIPRVVEFVSELPRSASGKIQWRLLQEAEWQQQS
- a CDS encoding enoyl-CoA hydratase-related protein, with amino-acid sequence MEFETMLFKVEDNIARITINRQNSFNAINGQASKDLHDIVNLMASNKDVRAVVITGSGDKAFCAGGDITEFHTNKHRLEALVREMTGYLHIAISRLAWLDAPVIAAVNGTAAGAGLSLSACCDLVIASDTAKFTSAYTRIGLTPDGSSTYFLSRIIGRRRALELYLTNRILTAQEALDWGLVNRIVPAADLQKEVDQLARDLAAGPTLAHGGVKRLVLMSPNDTLESQMERETREIARMVGTEDAQNGIAAFISKQKPIFEGR